The following nucleotide sequence is from Capra hircus breed San Clemente chromosome 4, ASM170441v1, whole genome shotgun sequence.
AGATGTGTACCTGGCTTCTGTGGAAATGAAAGTCCACCCAGATGAAGAAATCTACTAAACTTTGTTTTCCCCTgaatctgcccaccagtgcagaagcttcaggagacatgggttcaatctcagaTAGTTTTCATATGTAAGTAGTAAAAAAATCTACACAGAAGATGATCGAACTCCAAATTTCATGGTAATTGGCATGAGCACATgccttgcttcccaggtggtgctagtgggaaagagactgcctgacaatgcaggagacataagagacatgggttctatccctgggtggggaagatcccctggaggagggcatggcaacccagttcagtagtctcggctggagaatctcatggacagaggagcctggtgggtacagtccatgcaATTGCAACGACTCGGATATGACTGCGACAACTGAGCAGCACGCAAGTCAAAACACGACTAGCCTGAGGGCAGGGCATTTGACGAGAAACAAGAGGACCAGATCCCCAGAGGATCGCAAGCAAGATGCCTGCTTGAGTTCAGCCTTCGCTGCCGTCTGGAGTTACATATAAGAAGCTATCTGTGCAGAAGAGGTAAATGCTGGATGTGAGGAGATGCCTGGTGGTCCACTTCAGGCCAGTGAAAGGTGGCAGATTCTTGGTTTGGGGTGCAGCTGTGCTCCAGATGTTCATTGGCTCCCCTGGGTCTCCAGACTAACTCAGATAGAGACCTTGTTCTGCACAAAAGCCTTATAGAGATgtggtggggagaaggaaataccacttattaaaaagaaaacaaaaccaaagcaaaaaaaaaaaaaaaaaaaaaaaaaaaacctcttcctCTGGTGTCTGCCTTTGAGGTCATTTGAGTCATTCTCAAAGGATGGCTTGGTGAGGAAACCCATATGTTGTTCTTTGCCTACCCTGGGGGACtggtccttctctctctctggcagATAGGATTGGTGGCCAGGTTTTCTTCATCACCCACTGATCTTGTGTTGTTGTGATGAGACTAGAAGCCAAAGAAAGAGGCTGCCTGGAGAGGACGGAAGACTACAGTAAGACTGTCAGAACTTGCAGAACTTTGCAGCATCTCCCGGGTAACAGGGTTTGttcaattctctctctctctcccttttcccctccctccctctcaatgtggttttcccagtaacaATCTGGGTCAACCTGCACACTTGATCTTTCAAAGCCTCAGTTTCATTATCTCAAAATTATTAAGGTCAGGAATTATGCTGCTTAAAGTtccaaacagtatgaaaaggcaaaatgacaggatactaaaagaggaactccccaggttggtacatgccctatatgctactggagatcagtggagaaataactccagaaagaatgaagggatggagacaaagcaaaaacaatacccagatgtggatgtgactggtggtagaagcaaggtgcatgctgtaaagagcaatattgcataggaacctggaatgttaggtccatgaatcaaggaaaattggaagtagtcaaacaggaaatggcaagagtgaacgtggacattctaggaatcagcgaactaaaatggactggaatgggtgaatttaactcagattaccataatatctgctactgtgggcaggaatcccttagaagaaatggagtagccatcatggtcaacaaaagagtctgaaatgcagtacttggatgcaatctcaaaaacgacagaatgatctctgttcatttccaaggcaaaccattcaatatcatagtaatctaagtctatgccccaaccagtaatgctgaagaaactgaatagttctatgaagacctacaagaccttttagaaataacacccccaaaagttgtccttttcattatagggcactggaatgcaaaagtaggaagttaagaaacacctggagtaacaggcaaatttggccttggagtacagaatgaagcagggcaaaggctaatagagttttgccaagagaatgcactggtcatagcaaacactctcttccaacaacagaagacaagactacacatggacattaccagatggtcaacacagaaatcagatcaattatattcttggcagtcaaagatggagaagctctatacagtcagcaaaaacaagaccgggagctgactatggctcagatcatgaattccttattgccaaattcagacttaaatagaagaaagtaggggaaaccgctagaccattcaggtatgacctcaatcaaatcccttatgattatacagtggaagtgagaaatagatttaagggactagatatgatagatagagagcctgatgaactatggacagaggttcatgatattgtacaggagacagggatcaagaccatccccatggaaaagaaatgcagaaaatcaaaatggctgtcttgggaggccttacaaatagctgtgaaaagaagagaagcaaaaagcaaaggagaaaatgaaagatataagcatctgaatgcagagttccaaagaatagcaaggagcgataagaaagcttcctcagcaatcaatgcaaagaaatagaggaaaagaacagaatgggaaagactagagatctcttcaagaaaattagagataccaagggaacatatcatgcaaagatgggctcgataaaggacagaaatggtatgtacctaacagaagcagaagatattaagaagaggtggtaagaatacatggaagaaccgtacaaaaaagatcttcattacccagataatcatgatggtgtgatcactcacctagagaaagacatcctggaatgtgaagtcatgtgggccttagaaagcatctctacaaacaaagctagttgaggtgatggaattccagttgagctatttcaaatcctggacgATGATGTTGTGAAatggctgcactcaatatgccagcaaatttggaaactcagcagtggccacaggactggaaaaggtcagttttcattccaatcccaaagaaaggcaatgccaaaaatgctcaaactactgcacaattgcactcatctcacatgctagtaaagtaatgctcaaaattccccaaaccaggcttcagcaatatatgaaccatgaacttcctgacgttcaagctggttttagaaaaggcagaggaaccagagatcaaattgccaacatctgctgaattatggaaaaagcaagagagttccagaaaaacatctatttgtgctttattgactatgccaaagcctttgactgtgtggatcacaataaactgtggaaaattctgaaagagatgggaataccagaccacctgacctgcctcttgagaaacctatatgtaggtcaggaagcaacagttagaactggacatggaacaacagactggttccaaataggaaaaggagtacgtcaaggctgtatattgtcaccctgcttatttaacttctatgcagagtacatgagaaacgctgggctgggagaagcacaagctggaatcaagattgctgggagaaatatcaataacctcagatatgtagatgacaccactcttatggcagaaagtgaagaggaactaaaaagcctcttgatgagagtgaacgaggagagtgaaaaagttggcttaaagctcaacattcagaaaacgaagatcatggcctctcgtcccatcacttcttgggaaatagatggggaaacagtggaaacagtgtcaaactttattagtttaggctccaaaatcactgcagatggtgactgcagccatgaaattaaaagacgcttactccttggaagaaaagttacaaccaacctagctagcatattcaaaagcagagacattacattgctaacaaagtccatctagtcaaggctatggtttttccagtggtcatgtatggatgtgagcgttggactgtgaaggaagctgagcaccaaatattgatgcttttgaaatgtggtgttggagaagactcttgcgaatcccttggactgcaagaatattcaaccagtccattctaaaggaaatcaggcctgggtgttctttggaaggactgatggcaaagctgaaacttcaatactttggccacctcatgcgaagagttgactcattggaaaagactctgatgctggagggattgggggcacgatgagaaggggacaacagaggatgagatggctggatggcatcaccgacactatggacatgtgtttgagtgaactccgggagttggtgatggacagggaggcctggtgtgttgatctacatggggccccaaagagtcagacacgactgagcgactgcacggaactgaactgaacacacacacacatatgtattagtgtatatatgtctaaTCCAATCTCCCAATTGTTCCTCCCCCCACACCCCGCCCCAGttttcccactggtaaccacataatttcagatttttaaaggtgaaatcctttatctttaaaatattggtggctgcttttatttatttactttttaacttttaaactttgtattggggtatagccaattaacaaacaatacTGTGAAAGTTTCAGCAAACAGTATAGGGTTGTAGTCATACAatcacatgtatccattctaccccaaactcccctcctgtcCAGGCCACCACACAACATTGGACAGAATTCCATGGGCTCTATTGTAGATCCTTGTTGGCTATTGATTTAAAACCTAGCAGTGGGTACCTGTCCATCGTATTCTCCCCAACTATCTGTTACTTGTTTCTGTTGCATACACTGGAAcagaaaactggaaggaaaatttCTATTTTCAAGAGGGGAGATACTTTTAGGAACAGGATTCAAGATGATCTGCTCAGGTAAACCATGTGCTTTATTTCTGAGAAAGAAATACaatttactgtttaaaaaatgatttatctcCCTCATTAACCAGAATGGGGTCATGAGGGCGTTATTCCGGAGGATTATCCTGCTTGGCTCCCTGTGACAGTAACAGTGTCTCATCATGCTACCTTGTCTGTGATTCCGAATTAGCGTGTCACCCTCTCCAACACTCTCTTATGGGGCCAGTAGCGGGAGATTCTAATGCTTTTGGCAAAGAGTAAGATAATCTGCCCAGGTTTTTGTCCATTTGAGGCCAGTTTCAGTATTTTCCTGAAACTGAATCAGTTTCACAATTTTTGCAAGGGTGCCTCTATCTTTGCCATCCCCACATGCCCCTTTCAGCTCTGCCCAGTGGAGACATGGTGGCAAGTGGGGCTATCCAAGCATGGTAGAAGGAAGCACCGTCTTTCCCAGTCTCTGGAAGGAGCTATTTTGTAAACTAGTCCAACTCTCCTCCAAGACTAGGAAGAGAAATGTTTAGTAGTGCTTAAATGAATGAAGAGATGATGGCTTTAAAACAAGGTAACTGGGTTGTTGGCAGGAGGAAGcatgatgatggtgatgttgaGAGGGGACTGATGGGCACAGGGGTCTTCAGGGGACAGAGCAGGGAGAGGGTGCATCTGGGACATGATGGCAGCCTTCTCACCAGAGGTGTGGTCATTTGCACTAAGCTAGAGAGAATaaataaatcttcaaaaaatAGTTGAGAAAGATGGTTCTTGAGAAAGCCCACTCTCCtcgtgccttttttttttttaacttctctttctgctcAGGCTAGGCTTAAAGAGAGCAGCAATTTAAGCCTCTCATTCTTGGAAGAGATGGCTGGTTATTAGTTGCTTGGTCAAATATATCATGTGAGTAGCTCTGCTTGACCTGTTCCCAAGGGACTTAGGGGCAGCCCGAGGGGACCAGTCTCTTCTAGCACGCAGGGTAGGTGGCATTCTCTGGTCCTGCCTGCATTCTAAATTGGCCAGATAACACAGTGAAGGAGTTCCCATCTCTCTCTGATATCCTTTCAACACCACTCCTGGGTGCAGGTGGCTTCATGTAACTGCTGTATTACCTACCCcctgaagcctcagtttccatatttAAAACACATGGACAGCATCATTTGATTTCTCTATGAGTCCATGCATACCATCTCCAGCCTCCCCACTCCAGTTCCCCTTTCTGCAGCTCTTTCAGCATCACCTTCTTTGCCCCTCATCACTCTAGTCACTTACCTGGTACCTGTGTGGTACCCTCAGCTGCTCAGGAGCCCCTATTCAGTGGTCCTCTCTAGAGACCACCATTCAAGATGACCCAAGGGTAATATGTGAGAAAATAGAGCATCTTGGTTTCAAGATCATCAGCACAGAAAACAAGCaggtaccttaaaaaaaaaaatgaagaaatatttctcCCATTTGCCACCCCTATGCAATATGCTTTAAAATCCTCCTTGAAAAGATCCAGCCAAAGATGAAAAGTATTTTCaggtttgtttcttttccaaGTTTCAACAGAGAGAATTAGCTGAATTGATGTATCAGTTTTCTCTAgaaaaacagaatcaataggatatatatatgaagaaatttATTTGAAGGAATTGGCTCACACGATTATGGGGGATGGTAGGTCTGAAATTTGTAGGGCAGACTGgcaggctggaaactcaggcagGAGGTGACAATGAAGTCTTGAGGCAGAATTGTCTTTTGGCTTGAAAAAATACAATACCATTAGAATGAATTACAAAATATTATCAGGAAACTGACAGAgctgaatgttgactttcaaatgaaaataatttatttattaaattatttttccttcaaaggTAACCATTGCAGCCAATTCCACAGGTGGAGAGGTTAGATAATATTCTATATTGcatgatcccatggatggtggaggaAATTCACTTATTCCAAAacgttttttgtgggttttttttttgttgttgttgttgtttttgctcatCTGTCCTAGATGCTGAAATTCCACAATGCATTAACTCCTTGAGCTTTGGAAAATACTCCAAAATCTTGCACACAGCAAGGTCCTGATGTAGTTTTGGAAAGGGTTGTGAAGAACCTTCCCAGTAATGAAGCATCAGTAGTCATCCTTAGGTGGGGCCTCAGTGGATCCCCTCGCTGAGCACAAGAAGTAGGAggtgggaagaaagagaaatatcaagaaaaagGCATATGggggaaggcaaaaggagagtgGGCAGGAGAGAGATGGTCCTGAGGTAGTTACTGGTCTAGGGCTGTTTGAGCTGAGAACATAGAAGCATAGATCTTTGGTACCATAACAGCAGGTCTGAACCTAACAAATCAGGTGTTCCCTCTTTTACTGGATGTATGGTCCACCCTCCTGCCCACCTGGACTCATGACCCTCTCTTACTTCTGCCATGACCAACCTGTCCCAGTTTGCCTGGGACTCTCCCAGTTTCAACACTGACACTCCTTTGATCAGGGGATCCTCTCTGTCCAAGGAAAACTGGGACGATTAGTGACCCTCTACACCACCATCACCATGGAAGAACTTAGGGAAGAGCTTCTTTTGTAAATTTACCAAAGGGAGAAACTTTGCCAGGCAATCTTGAGTTTGGAACTCAGGACAAGACTGAGACCCTAAAGGGAGAGAGCCAGGATGACCAAACAGTTTCCATGTTTGGTCTTCTGGGTGGACAGCACGTTTTTCAGTGCATCTTGTCAGTAACTAAATACCAGTGGTGGGAAACCACGTGTCAGTGCCCTTGTGTTGGGACTGCCTATATACTCTTCAGTAGGAGCCTCAGTCTAATGCCAAGAGTGGCTAAGGGTCAGCAGACTTCGGTTTTAGTCTCAGCTCATCCATTAGATCATGTTGATCTTCAGAAGttgtccccccccccacccttcaGTCTCTTTGTCTATAAAATGTGGTGTTCTGTGCTGGATGTCACATCCAACTTGTCTGAACAATCATTGGCTGTTCTCTCCCTAGAACAAAATAAAAGAGCTTCAGCTGGGTGGAAGAGACAGCTGCACCACAGGTACAGTCTGGAGGAGCCCTTCACAACACTGGGGGGCCAAGAGCTCAGCACTGGGGCAGCCAActtcccacctgcagtgcaaggtACAAGACTAGAGTCACCTGAAGACAAAGAAAATGCATTTCCCCAGGAAACATAACTTACTAGGCTATTTGCTGTTGAAACGTTGTTGTTGAATCACCcaaagacgccaggattcttggcccccagaggagaagaattcaatccggggccagagacgaggcttgattgctcagagcttttgtgtaataaagttttattaaagtataaaggagatagagaaagcttctgacacaggcatcagaaggggcagaaagagttcctgctagtcttcagctggatgttagtCACTAGccgtctgttaatgaaagaaaggaatgtcttaaaactcagaatggcaccaggcccctcacccataagatgcattttgggataatcttggcaccaaatggttcatcctgagccataaaatgatgaacttgaatcttgaagaagggaaaATCACCATACAAACagtttcatttacatatattagaggaacaatatctgagtataacatactggtttgtcaagtaggttctgagccaaaaggtggaaccgacttaaagacagagtttggggtaaatgtatagtacattagcatagcttaagataaacatttccataagaaaaaggcattggttatctctaggtttgagaatagttaacttcaggtgaaaccaggtgtcattatggcaacacaatattttaagagaaacctccttttaaatttgtatagagaaggaaaatatatagctagtttgtttcctcctgccgcttaagagagatgaaaatgtctgacacttgcaagctatttcctccgtttggagacccctggctttCCTGCCTCTTACCCTCTCACTGTCATACTCTCCTTACTGAGTATATGTTTTTTTCATAGAAAACCCAGCCATGTGATAAAACAGAGACCAGGCAGGGATGAGAGGAGTTGAAAGTATGGGACAAATATTTAATTCAGTGGTTGTAGGAAGCTCAGACCATCAGAAAGACTTCTGGGTGGGAACTGAATAGGAAGAATGTTCTGGAAAGGTTGGAAAAGTCCAGCATCCTGGAAGTGTTGTAGGAAGGGGGGGGACCCCTACAGGGCCCCAAGAgcaggctcttgtctaacactcggaaaagaattgtccaaggagacacatatgCTGACCAAGCAAGATATTTTATTgagaaagggcacccaggtgaagagcagtagggtaagggaacccaggagaaccacTTTGCTGCGTGGCTCACAATGTTggattttatggtgatgggattagtttccgggtggtctttgaccaatcattctaattcagagtctttcctggtggtgcacgcatcgctcagccaagatggatgctagcaagagggattctgggaagtggacggacatgaGGTGTCTcttttagacctttcccgaactcttccggttggtggtggcttattagtttcaTATTCCTTATCCGGATCTCCTgccataaaacaactcatgcaaatggttactatggtgcctggccagggtgggctgtTTCAATCCCCTAACAGAAGGATCAATCCTAAGGACTTTGGCCATCCTGAGTGATTTATTCTACCAGCCCCATGTTAGCTCCCTTTTTCTCTATATAAGAATATTTACTCTGAGCCCAGGCCCATGGTGAGAATTGAGGGTGTGGCAGCCAAATTGATCCAGATGTGCTAGTCCTTTgagatcttttcctttttttctttttttgtgctccTCCTCAAGAGGCATGTGTTATTCTTTTTGTCAGTTAAAACTGCTAAAACAAATAGCAAAGACTGGGTGGCaatcaggaaatatttatttctgactgTTCTGGAGCCTGGGAGATCCAAGACCAAGGTGTGGGGGGATTTGGTGTCTGGGGAGAAGCCACTTCCTGGTTGCTGTGTCCACATCTGATGGAGAGAGGGtagtctctttcttttctttgttgttcagttgctaagtggtgtctgacttttggcgatcccaaggactgcagcatgcctgacCTGGACAAGCTTCcatgttcttcaccatctcccagagtttgctcaaactcacatccattgagtcagtaatgccattcaaccatctcatcctctgtcgcctcttcccctcctgccctcagtgtttctcagcatcagggccttttccaatgagttgagtcttttccaaagagttggctctttgtatcaggtggccaaaatattggagcctcagcttcagcatctgttcttctaatgaatatagtCCTTCTTTTCTTAGAAGGACACTAATTCCATCATGGAATTCCATCCTCATGCCCTCATCTAGAcctcatcacctcccaaagaccTGACCACCAGTGACCATCACGTTGAGTATCAGTTTCACATATGAATTTTTTTGAGGGGGACACACTGAGTCCATAGGGATTGCACGTTAACTTTTCATGTGCTCTGAcaggtggaggaggagggagctTAAATGCAGGATCATCTTCATTGAGGTAGGCAAAATGGGCAGTGGGAAAAGTGCCACCGGGAACAGCATCCTCTGCCAGCCCGTGTTTGAGTCCAAGCTGGGGGCCCAGGCAGTGACCAGGAAGTGTCAGAGGGCAACAGGAATGTGGAATGGGAGGAGCATCCTGGTGGTGGACATGCCCCCCATCTTTGAGACTGAGGCCCAGGATCAAGAGCTGTATGAGAATATCGGAGACTGTTACCTGCTGTCAGTGCCAGGGCCCCACGTGCTGCTGCTGGTGACCCAGCTGGGGCACTTCACCGAGCAGGAAATGGTGGCCATGACCAGGGTGAAGGAGGTCTTTGGGGCAGGAGCTGAGAGGTACATGGTCATCCTCTTCACCAACAAGGAGGACTTAGAGGGTGGATCCTTGGATGAGTATGTGGCAAACACAGACAACttcaggctgaggagcctggtccGGAAGTGTGAATGGAGGTACTGTGCCTTCAACAACTGGGCCTCCGGGGAGGAGCAGAGAGAGCAGCTGGCCCAGCTGATGGCCATGAtggaggggctggagggggagCACCAAGGCACCTTCCTCACCAATGAGCTCTTCTTTGATGAACGGATACTCCAGCAGATGGGGGTTGGCACCTGTGGAGAAGGTCAGAAGCACTACCTGGACAAGGTACGGCTGCAGGTTGCAAAGCAAAAGCAAGACTTGAAAGAGGCCAAGAGAAACTGAGCCTTCAAGACAGTCTTCTGACTCAGAACCTGGATGGTTGTGAATTATGAGCTTTGTGTTTGTCTTGTTTAGTGCAGTTTACTTTTCCTTCTTATTCTACTGATCATCCTGTACCATCTTTAATTCTGTGTGACATCTGTGTGGCAGAGCCATTTCTCAAATATCACCTCATGGATTCATTGTTTAATTCAGAAATAAAGTCTCCCAGTTTGCACAGGACATGGTTTGTCATCTCTTCAGCTCCCATGACCCTCCTTCCTTGTAGATTTCCAGCTTGGTTCATGCCTCCACTGCTTCCTTGGTGAAGCCATGTATTCAGAGCAAGACAACGACTGAGTTTCAGGGATGCCTGGCTGGTGTGTGTACCATCCCATTTTCTTTGCAGTGACCAGCTCAGTCATGGGCCTGAGACCAAAGTTGGGCCAATGGGAAGTGAGTAAAAGTCTGAAGAGGTGGGGCCAGAAGGTATCTCCTTGCCCAGGAGAGACCCCCATAGAGAGACAGTCTCTTTTCCTCAGGACACTACAGCATCTGAGTGCAAGGCATGGAAAGACAGCAGCCATGTGAGGTTGAAGTCAAAATGTTAGGATTCACAAGGGGCTCATAGCATATAGTTAAAATATGGCACATTGTGGTGACCTGACAATCAAGAGATGAAGTCACAGTGGCCATATTGCCCTGGTGGGCTTCCTGTTTTTCCTGAGGGCAGTAACCTGTTTCTCCCTGCTAGTGCTAGTTTCTCAAGACTACGTGACCCCCCAACTGTGAGACCCCTTCAACTGCATGACCACAAGACCCCAGCTGTGGAATAAAGATAAACTAAGGCCCCCTCCCTTCAGGGCACAATGACCCATCAATAAGGTATAAGAAGGGTTGGCTGTAAAGGGAGGGCACTTGTTTTTCTCTAAAgccagttattttctttctttcttcctataaTGAATCTTTCTCTGCCTGAATGCCTGGcttgctctttttctttgcatttgccTTGCATTTCTGGTGCTGAAACCCAGGAGGGAAGACCCACCATGGCTAGGTGTgctcctttcctgagcccaccttTGGTGGTTTCCTCCTTTGGACCTCACCGAGAAACTGGGACAAGCCCCCGGGACGGGATTCTCCACTTGCCTTGCTGGACTGACATCCACACCCTGGTTCAAATTTCATTGGCTGCAGGGGTGGGTGAATTTGGGTCTCTTGGATCCTCTTTCTCTGGTCTGGTTTTTGAAGCCCTAGCACTAGGTGGAGGATCCCCATGGCCCTTGGGCTCTGGTCTCACTTTGAAATCAgtttagttagttcagttcaatagctcagtcgtgtccaactcttcgcaaccccatgaatcgcagcacaccaggcctccctgtccatcaccaactcccagagatcatgTTGAAATAAGGGACATCAATTTCAAGGTAGATCCTGTCACTGTCTGTGAAGGCCTGTGAATGGGGATGCCTTTCCTCTCCGAACTTTCTTCTCGTTTTTCACTCACCCTGGTTGGCCCTCCTTCCCtgtcgattcagttcagttcagttcagttcagttcagtcgctcagtcgtgtctgaccctctgcgaccccatgaatcgcagcacgccaggcctccccgtccatcaccatctcccggaattcactcagactcacgttcatcgagtccatgatgccatccagccatctcatccttggtcgtccccttttcctgatgcccccaatccctcccagcatcagagtcttttccaatgagtcaactctgcatgaggtggccaaagtactggagcttcagctttagcatcattccttccaaagaaatcccagggctgatctccctcagaatggactggttggatctgcttgcagtccaagggactct
It contains:
- the LOC102180028 gene encoding GTPase IMAP family member 5-like yields the protein MGSGKSATGNSILCQPVFESKLGAQAVTRKCQRATGMWNGRSILVVDMPPIFETEAQDQELYENIGDCYLLSVPGPHVLLLVTQLGHFTEQEMVAMTRVKEVFGAGAERYMVILFTNKEDLEGGSLDEYVANTDNFRLRSLVRKCEWRYCAFNNWASGEEQREQLAQLMAMMEGLEGEHQGTFLTNELFFDERILQQMGVGTCGEGQKHYLDKVRLQVAKQKQDLKEAKRN